A region from the Triticum aestivum cultivar Chinese Spring chromosome 3D, IWGSC CS RefSeq v2.1, whole genome shotgun sequence genome encodes:
- the LOC123073779 gene encoding ribosomal protein S10, mitochondrial, giving the protein MGAYRFVSGLWKRKHPDLTRLVQRPATVRRLGSDAKQLHKPIEETKEGIYPSRMHSQNLPAKIRIAMKSFNNQNHNLKGLEPYTHKIGLPESRALYTVLRSPHIDKKSREQFSTHVKKVFVVKKAETHELAKKFFWLKRLRVLGAQYEVNISFKTRLDKMIGCSKGGGLLRQ; this is encoded by the exons ATGG GCGCCTACAGGTTCGTGTCGGGGCTATGGAAGAGGAAACACCCGGACCTGACGAGGCTCGTGCAGCGGCCGGCGACCGTGCGCCGTCTCGGCTCCGATGCCAAACAG CTTCACAAGCCTATTGAGGAGACCAAGGAAGGTATATACCCAAGTAGGATGCACTCCCAGAACCTGCCTGCCAAGATACGCATAGCGATGAAATCTTTCAATAACCAAAATCACAATCTGAAGGGGCTTGAGCCTTACACGCACAAGATTGGGTTGCCTGAATCACGGGCCTTATACACCGTGTTACGATCACCTCATATTGATAAGAAATCCAGGGAGCAATTCTCAACGCACGTGAAGAAAGTATTTGTGGTTAAAAAGGCAGAGACACATGAGCTGGCCAAGAAGTTCTTTTGGTTAAAACGGCTTCGTGTATTGGGGGCTCAGTATGAAGTCAATATTAGTTTCAAGACCCGCTTGGATAAAATGATTGGCTGCAGCAAAGGTGGTGGCCTGCTTAGACAGTAA